A genomic region of Catalinimonas niigatensis contains the following coding sequences:
- a CDS encoding metallophosphoesterase, which yields MTASKLLVIPILTCVLLLVDLYVWQAVKVVFQNNSPQTRTMIKSLFWGLTIITITGLWAYNVINPDILGSRLRTIMVAALFVIYGSKLFSIIFILMDDLFRLFHWSRESVLPSEKVVSGNSKVISRSEFLMKTAVIAASIPATALTWGILSGAHDYRIRHIRLVLKNLPKAFEGMTIAQISDIHSGSFFSKTAVKGGVEMLLKEKPDMVFFTGDLVNDRASKVKDFIQIFDKIKAPMGLFSTLGNHDYGVYLRFPSLQARQRNLHDIKQAHKILGYNLLLDENRMISLGGEKLAILGVENISAKESIFHNNGSLSKALKGTDDAAVKLLLSHDPTHWDKEVNSKFKDIDMMFSGHTHGLQLGLTIGDKSCSPAQWAYEQWAGLYQKGEQQLYVNRGFGYMGYPGRVGMPPEITMFTLSRVSS from the coding sequence ATGACTGCAAGTAAATTATTAGTCATCCCCATACTCACCTGCGTATTACTGCTGGTAGATTTGTATGTATGGCAAGCGGTAAAAGTAGTATTTCAAAACAATAGTCCTCAGACCCGAACCATGATTAAATCACTTTTTTGGGGGCTTACGATCATCACTATAACAGGTTTATGGGCTTACAATGTTATCAATCCGGACATCCTGGGCAGTAGACTACGCACCATCATGGTAGCTGCCCTTTTTGTCATTTACGGTTCCAAGTTATTTTCCATCATATTCATCTTGATGGATGATCTATTCCGACTTTTTCATTGGTCAAGGGAAAGTGTTCTTCCAAGCGAGAAAGTAGTAAGCGGTAATAGCAAAGTGATCTCCCGTTCTGAGTTTTTGATGAAAACCGCGGTCATCGCTGCCTCCATTCCAGCCACGGCATTGACGTGGGGTATACTATCCGGTGCTCATGATTATCGTATACGTCATATCCGCCTGGTATTAAAGAATCTTCCCAAGGCCTTTGAAGGTATGACCATAGCCCAGATTTCAGACATCCACTCAGGGTCTTTTTTCAGTAAGACTGCTGTCAAAGGAGGAGTAGAAATGTTGCTGAAGGAGAAACCCGATATGGTATTTTTCACAGGAGATCTGGTGAATGACAGAGCGAGTAAAGTAAAAGACTTCATACAAATTTTTGATAAAATAAAAGCCCCTATGGGTCTATTCAGTACACTAGGTAATCATGATTATGGAGTATATCTCAGGTTTCCGAGTCTTCAGGCCAGGCAAAGGAATCTACATGATATCAAACAAGCGCATAAAATATTAGGGTATAATTTACTGTTAGACGAAAATCGTATGATTAGTTTGGGAGGTGAAAAACTAGCCATCCTAGGAGTAGAAAATATTTCGGCCAAGGAATCCATTTTTCACAACAACGGTAGCTTGTCTAAAGCCCTGAAAGGTACGGATGATGCAGCCGTAAAATTACTTCTGAGTCATGACCCCACCCATTGGGATAAAGAAGTAAACAGTAAATTTAAAGATATTGACATGATGTTTAGCGGGCATACGCATGGTTTACAATTGGGTCTAACCATTGGAGATAAATCGTGTTCTCCCGCGCAATGGGCTTATGAGCAGTGGGCAGGATTGTATCAAAAGGGAGAGCAACAATTGTATGTAAACCGTGGCTTTGGTTATATGGGCTATCCGGGAAGAGTGGGTATGCCTCCTGAAATTACCATGTTTACATTGTCAAGAGTCAGTTCTTAG